The Tolypothrix sp. PCC 7712 region TTCATTACGCTGTCGCCGCAATTCTTGGAGACGTTTTGCTAAATCTTGAGGATTTTCCGCTTTACCATTTTGGATTTGATATTGTCCTGCGGCTATTTCATCTCTGTAGGTTTCTAGTTGAGTAACAACATCTGGAGGGAAGATGGTTTTAGAATCACGTTCGAGGATTTGTTCAACTAAATTGCGGGTTTTACTACGTTCAACATATTCAATTGCTTCGGTAATCTTATTTAATTGCAGGCAAACTTCTACCATGCAGCTATAAACTTGGTTAAAGTATTCTGCTTGTTTACGCTTGCTTTCTTCTCCAGATACTATTTCTTCTCGTAAAGATTCTATGGTGTCAATGGCAGACTTAAAAGCATTGTATGCTAAATCAAACCGATTTACATCTTGGTAAGCAATTCCCAGCCCCCACAAACTTTCTGCATAGTTTTGAGGTAAAGTTTCACTAGTGAAGACACCTAAAGCAGCAGTAGAAGCAGCGATCGCCATTTCGATGTTATCTGCCTTGTCGCCTTTGATTCTCTCCCTGTAGGCAGCAGCGAGATTATATTGCATTGCTGCCCATTCAAAAAGCAAAGTTTCTCTGGTGTATACACCTAAAGCAGCAGTATAAGTAGCGATCGCAATTTCAATGTTATCTGCCCTGTCTCCTTTAATTCTCTCCCTGTACGCAATTGCGAGATTATTTTGCGTTCCTGCCCATTCAAAAGGCAAAGTTTCAGGAGTTCTGACAGTTAAAGCAGCAGTAAAAGCCGCGATCGCAATTTCAATGTTATCTGCCCTGTCTCCTTTAATTCTCTCCCTGTACGCAATTGCGAGATTATTTTGCGTTATTGCCCAATCAATAGGCAAAGCTTCAGGAGTTCTGACAGTTAAAGCAGCAGTAAAAGCCGCAATCGCAATTTCAATGTTATCTGGCCTGTCTCCTTTAATTCTGTCACTGTAGGCAACAGCGAGATTATTTTGCGTTGCTGCCCATTCAAAAGGCAAAGTTTCAGGAGTTCTAACAGTTAAAGCAGCAGTAAAAGCCGCGATCGCAATTTCAATGTTATCTGCCCTGTCTCCTTTAATTCTCTCCCAGTAGGCAACAGCGAGATTATTTTGTGTTCCTGCCCATTCAAAAGGCAAAGCTTCTCTAGTGTAGATACTTAAAGCAGCAGTAGAAGCCGCGATCGCAATTTCGATGTTATCTGCCTTGTCTCCTTTTATTCTATCGCTGTAGGCATTTGCGAGATTATTTTGCGTTGCTGCCCATTCAATAGGCAAAGTTTCAGGAGTTCTAACAGTTAAAGCAGCAGTAGAAGCCGCGATCGCAATTTCAATGTTATCTGCCCTGTCTCCTTCTATTCTATTCCTGTAGGCATTTGCGAGATTATTTTGCGTTGCTGCCCAATCAATAGGCAAAGCTTCTCTGGTGTAGACTGTCAACGCGACTTCATAGCCAGTAATAGCAATTTCCATATTGCTGGCTTTGCTACCTAAGGGGAATTGCGCTATGAGATTGCTAAATTCAACAATAACTGCTGCTAAATATTCTGCTTCATCTGCTTTCACTTCCCCAAGTCTATTTATCCCCCAACGGCGCAATATTTCTGGTAACACTACGTCGAGTTTGTCTGTATTCTTTGCCAGCAAAGGGTAAACTACTTGGGAATTACCTCTACTTTCTAAAATGACTTGTAGTACCTCAATCAAGAATTGGTAATATGTCTGTATCTCCTCCTCACTGAGAGATTGCAAATCTACTTTAGTATCTAGATTTAATACTTCCCTTAGTTGCATTGCCAAACCTTGCAACCAATTCGCTGTATTCTCATCCCCCTGCTGTGAAAACATCTGTACTACTTCTTCTACCGTCTGCACAAAGCCAGCATCCAGTAATTCTTGGTTTGCTGCTAAAATCTCTGGTTCTTGACTACTGGGGGCATCTAACAGGCTGCGAATCAGATTGAGATAGGCTTGCTGACGCTGTTCGTTCATAGGTAAGGGTATGAGGCGCAACATAATGATGAGAATAATTCAATCAATTGCAGAAAAGATGACTGAATAAGGCAAAAATTAAAAGTTAAAAGGCAAAAGAAAGAATCAGATAAAGGGGATTATCTTTTCACTTCTTAAGTAACCACACAAAATTAATTACAGTCATTGCGAGCGTTCGTGTTAGCGTCTCAAAGAGAAGCGAAGCAATCGCAGAGGTTGGGATTGCTTCATTCCGCTTCGCTTCATTCGCAATGACGTTGTGTAATTTATCGTGTCTATTTAATTAACTTGTAGCTTCAACTAACTTTTTGCGGCTAGGGCGCTTACGCTCTGATTTTTTCTTCAATCCCACAGCTTGAGCTTGATCGCTATCTGAGCCATACTGTCCCCGTACAACTTCTTTCATCGCTAACACCGTATTGTGAAATTCCCACTCAGCTAATCGCGCCGCATCAGACGCAGCACGGTATAAAGTTTGTTTCTCAACTTCGGCTTTTTGAGCATTTAACATTGCTTGATAAGATGCATCTAATTTGCTCGCGGAAGCATCGTTTCGGCTAGTTTGATAATCAGTGATGGTTTGCAAACCGTGGAATGAATTAATATCTCCATCGATGATAGGAAGCGTGAGACGGCGATTTGTGTTTTGCATGGCTGTTAATATATCCGTAGTGGACTATATATTTAGCGTGTCAATTTAAACTTCAAATCGCTTGAGAAAATACACGTAATTAACGCGATATGCAACTTAATTTTTGACGATCCTTGATAAAAACGCAAAGCAGCCACTACCTCTGCGTAGAAGTCAAAAGTCGTCTTGAAAAGTTTGCTCAAGTCGGGAAACCCGCCCACGCAACTTTTCGCAAAAGTCAAAAGTCAAAAAGCTTATGAAATAGGCTTTTCGTAACCAACACCAATCTATATGTTGAGTTGACGAGATTTATGTTGGGTGGCGCTGTGCTTAACCCAACTTACATTATTGTTGTGTAGGGGGAAACATTATTAATGTAAAACGATACATTGTGAATGTAAGGCAATACATCATTAATGTAAGGCGATACATTGTGAATGTAGGGCAATACATCATTAATGCAAAGCGATGCATGATTAATGTAGCAAATTACATTTGAGGTAGAGCTACTGCAATTAAAAATCGCAACTGTAACAGAGCGATTGTAAATGATATTTTGGCTATGCTGAAGGCGATCGCTAATCTGTCACCGACGACAAATAATTAGTCACGTACAAATAAAAACCGTGGAGACTTATCAAAGTCCACGGCTTTTTGGTGTGGTGTGAGGAGACTTAACTAATGCCATCATAAACCGATTTCAGCCTTAGCGATCCAGGGGAAAGGGTTTTTTTCACAAAATTGTCATTTGATGACATTTGGATGCATCAAAATCCATTTTCAACTAAAGCACCGCCGCAACTCGAACCACACCCGGCGGTACAACCATAGCAATAAGCAGCAGTTTGGATTTCATTAATTAAATCTAAACTCCCAGCCTCTAGCAATTTAGCTATTGTTAAGGCTTCACCATTAGGAGTTTTTGCTGGTAGATTCATCATTTGATTAAAGTCGCAATCATAAACATTGCCAAGGTAATCAATTGATAATTCATCACGACACATTAAATGTTCAACTGTACTGGCATTAAAATTTGATTCTAAAAATTGTAGATAGCTGCTGTAAATTTTCTTACGTTCCAAATGCATTTTAGTTCTACCAACTGGCAGATTCGTAATCGTGAAGAGGTTGTTAAAGACAATACCAAAATGTTCTTGCAAGAACATTTTGTAATCTTTCTCTAGCTTTGTTTGTTCCGGCGCTAAAGAAAATTTCTCCCCTGTAGGTAACTGCGGATTATAGACTAAATCCAAAATTAAATCTGGGTTTTTGCCATAGCCGACTGCGTTGAGCAACTGCAAAGCTTTAATTGAACTATCAAAAACACCACTACCACGCATTTTATCAACATTATCTGCAAGGTAACATGGCAGAGAAGCAACTACTCTCACTTGATGTTTAGCAAAGTATTCAGGTAAATCACCAAACCCATCTACAAAATAAATAGTTAAATTAGAACGAACAATTACCTGTTTTCCTGTTTTTCTAGCTGCTTTCACCAATGGTTTAAAACCATAATTCATTTCTGGTGCGCCGCCAGTTAAATCGACAATTTTAATTTCCGGGAATTTGTGAATTAACTCAATTAGCTGTTCACAGATTTCTTTTGATAGTTCTTCTGTGCGTTTTGGCCCAGCTTCCACATGACAGTGTGTACAGGCGAGGTTGCAACGTTTACCGAGATTGATTTGTAAGACTGATATAGTCTTTTTTGTTAAAGGTTGAGTGAGCTTTTGTTTAAATGGTGTTAATTTGATATCTACTGAATTTATTGTTTGAGTTTGCATTGTTCAGTTTTCCTAGAAGATGAAAATAAAAACTGATAATTTGGGCGGGCAAGATGCCCACCCCACAAGAGTTTTATTGTGTACGCAGGTAGGGGCATGGCACTGCCCATATGTGTCAAATTAAGCTAAAAGCTATATAGGGCGGGCGTTGTACAAATACCTCGCGCCCTCATCCCCTAACCCCTTCTCCCTCAGGAGAAGGGGAACTAAATCTCTTGCTCCCTTCTCCCTGTGGGAGAGGGGCTGGGGGTGAGGGGGAAACCTTGCAACCAAGCGGGGTTCACGTTAAGTTGACACCACTAGGCAAGATGCCCACTCCACAAGAGTTTTATTGTTTATATAGCGAAAAGGTTTGGCACGGATGCGTTACGCTATCGCTAACGCAACGCCAGTTGCTACAACGGAGGAAACCTCCGCAACGCACTGGCTCTCCTACGTGAACTTCAAAAATCAAATATGAGTCCTATCTGTTCAAACCTTAACAGCAACCACCGCCGTCATAGTGCCAAGTCGAATCAGTCACAATTATTTCTGTGGGCTTTAAAGCTGCTAGTTTGGCAGCAGTTTTATCACACACGGCTGCAGGAATACCACGTTGCAATAAATGTCCGGCGGAGTCATCAAAGAATGGTTCTGTACCTGCATAAATTGCGGTTTTTCCTGTAAAAATACAAGCTCCATCTTCAGGAATGGCAACTTTAAAAGATACAGAATCGAGACTTTCTAAAAGTAAGTTTTCTTCTAAGTTATAGGTTAGCGAATCTAAGAGGCGATAAGGACGACGGGCGCGAATTTCTACTTGACCAAAGCCAGCATTAATAATTAGTTGAGTATACTCTTCATAGGTGAGTGCGCCTGATAAGCACATGGCGCGTAGTCGTTCATCTTGCTGCAAATGTGCGGGGATGGGACGAGTAGCAATGGGATCGCTCATTTGCAAGCGTCCACCTGGTTTCAAAACTCGAAAGGCTTCTTTTAACGCCCTGGTTAAATCTTCTGGTTCAAATATATTAAACAGACAGTTCTGTGCTACTACATCTACAGCAGCATCGGCAACTGGTAAGTTAAAAGCATCACCTTCGCGAATTTCTACAAAACTGGGATCAAACCAAGGATTTTCTTGAGCAGCAATTTCTAGGTTGCGTGTAGCAGCTTCGCGCATAGCTGCAACAGGTTCAACTGCAATTACTGCACCCGCACGACGAGAAAAATAAGCGAATTGTAAGGCTTCTAACCCACCACCAACACCAACATACAGCACGGTTGGTTGATTGGCGAGTTCCGTAGGATGAACAGTAGTACCACAACCATAGTTCATTTCCTGCATTGGCAGAGGAATTTTCAGTCCTGGTAGTTGCAGGGGTGTACTTTGCACACAACAAAGTCCGACTTGTGGTGTTTCTGCAACTTCGCGGTAGAATTGCGCCGCTGTTTCTAAATAGGTCATTGCGAACTCAATCTTGTAGGCTGTTCTGTAGAGTCAACTTTCTGCATCCTAATACAAGTGACTCAGAATTGCATGAGTTTTAGGTGAGAAAACGATAAACCCTAAACTCCTTTATTTTCTGGGGGTTTAGGGTTTCAGCGTTAGTTGGATTTTAATCATGTAACACGTAGCCAATACCATGCACAGTTTGTAGCAGCCGCTTTTCGTTATTAGCTTCCAGTTTTAGGCGTAAATAGCGAATATAAAGTTCAATGATATTAGCATCACCGCTGAAGTATTTACCCCAAACGTCTTCAATAATGCGATCGCGTGTAACAATCTGCCGGGGATGGATGAGTAAATACTCTAGTAAATTAAATTCTGGAACGCTTAAATCCAGCAAACGTTGGCCGCGATAAACTTCCTTTGTACGGCGATTTAAACTGATGTCTTCAAATTTTAAAATTTCTGTGACTTCTGGCTTCTTGATTTTGCACAGTTGTGTATTAACTTTAAATAATAATTCTTCGCGGCTAAATGGCTTAACTACATAATCATTTGCGCCAGCATCTAAAACTTCGATGCGATCGCTTGCTTCTTCTTTGGGCGTTAATACAATTATTGGCACTTGCTCATCAGTACTTCGCAACCGACGGCAAATGTCCCACCCCGATACACCTGGTAAAATTAAGTCTAAAATTACTAAATCTAGATGCAACTTTTGTAATGCAGTAATTGCAGTGAAGCCATCGTAAGCGGTACTAACTTGATAGCCTTCATAATTTAGTTCTAATTCTATAAATCGAGCTAGTTTTACTTCATCTTCGACCAGTAAGATGTGCCTCATAGAGGATGTCAATAATTACAGCAGGATATAGTTAGCAGAGATACAGATTGGAAAAATTTTAATAGGTATTAACTACTAAATAGTCGGACATCTAATCAGTACTACGTCAGCTTAGTATAGTTCTGATTACGTAACAACCGTAAATCTGCGGTTAGCTATGACTGCTTGATTACCAGAACATCAATATTTAGCAGTAAGCGGCTACATCTTCTTTACATTCATCAGCAAGATAACACAAAGCTTTAAACCGTAATGTCACGACTTCCTCATAAAGAGGATTTAACTTACACATTGGTGGGATGTGAAATAGTTTGCGACCAAATAGTTTAATATCTCTCTCAAAAGGACATTGGCTAGGAATGGCTTTGCACAAGAAATGAGCTAGTTCACGGTTATGAATTTCTACGCCTTCTAACCAT contains the following coding sequences:
- a CDS encoding CHAT domain-containing protein encodes the protein MLRLIPLPMNEQRQQAYLNLIRSLLDAPSSQEPEILAANQELLDAGFVQTVEEVVQMFSQQGDENTANWLQGLAMQLREVLNLDTKVDLQSLSEEEIQTYYQFLIEVLQVILESRGNSQVVYPLLAKNTDKLDVVLPEILRRWGINRLGEVKADEAEYLAAVIVEFSNLIAQFPLGSKASNMEIAITGYEVALTVYTREALPIDWAATQNNLANAYRNRIEGDRADNIEIAIAASTAALTVRTPETLPIEWAATQNNLANAYSDRIKGDKADNIEIAIAASTAALSIYTREALPFEWAGTQNNLAVAYWERIKGDRADNIEIAIAAFTAALTVRTPETLPFEWAATQNNLAVAYSDRIKGDRPDNIEIAIAAFTAALTVRTPEALPIDWAITQNNLAIAYRERIKGDRADNIEIAIAAFTAALTVRTPETLPFEWAGTQNNLAIAYRERIKGDRADNIEIAIATYTAALGVYTRETLLFEWAAMQYNLAAAYRERIKGDKADNIEMAIAASTAALGVFTSETLPQNYAESLWGLGIAYQDVNRFDLAYNAFKSAIDTIESLREEIVSGEESKRKQAEYFNQVYSCMVEVCLQLNKITEAIEYVERSKTRNLVEQILERDSKTIFPPDVVTQLETYRDEIAAGQYQIQNGKAENPQDLAKRLQELRRQRNELQNRYLLVGYGFDFNLFQAQLNENTVIIEWYILNDKILAFIVTKTGNLTVWQSQPANLEALENWVNQYLRNYYLQKDQWLNSLESELKQLAAILHIDEIIAIINQLSEYCNQLILIPHRGLHLLPLHALPVNQNTESHSSLLDLFAGGVSYAPSCQILQQVQQRKRPDFQSLFAIQNPTGDLNYTDLEVQVIQSYFHPANVLKKTDATLTAINQSELNTYHCAHFSCHGYFNWTNASKSGLILANAAVEDTATKSNSERYLNVRAGETHDLEKCLTLDKIFALQLEKCRLVTLSACETGLIDFQNTSDEYIGLPSGFLLAGSPSVVSSLWRVNDLSTSFLMIKFYENLFTFDKFAAGNVAIALKEAQTWLRNLTVEEVVRFWEDKKILAQLRRGQVLIYEESLKIIKKRQPLPFAHPYYWAGFIASGL
- the arsS gene encoding arsenosugar biosynthesis radical SAM (seleno)protein ArsS (Some members of this family are selenoproteins.) gives rise to the protein MQTQTINSVDIKLTPFKQKLTQPLTKKTISVLQINLGKRCNLACTHCHVEAGPKRTEELSKEICEQLIELIHKFPEIKIVDLTGGAPEMNYGFKPLVKAARKTGKQVIVRSNLTIYFVDGFGDLPEYFAKHQVRVVASLPCYLADNVDKMRGSGVFDSSIKALQLLNAVGYGKNPDLILDLVYNPQLPTGEKFSLAPEQTKLEKDYKMFLQEHFGIVFNNLFTITNLPVGRTKMHLERKKIYSSYLQFLESNFNASTVEHLMCRDELSIDYLGNVYDCDFNQMMNLPAKTPNGEALTIAKLLEAGSLDLINEIQTAAYCYGCTAGCGSSCGGALVENGF
- the arsM gene encoding arsenosugar biosynthesis arsenite methyltransferase ArsM; the protein is MTYLETAAQFYREVAETPQVGLCCVQSTPLQLPGLKIPLPMQEMNYGCGTTVHPTELANQPTVLYVGVGGGLEALQFAYFSRRAGAVIAVEPVAAMREAATRNLEIAAQENPWFDPSFVEIREGDAFNLPVADAAVDVVAQNCLFNIFEPEDLTRALKEAFRVLKPGGRLQMSDPIATRPIPAHLQQDERLRAMCLSGALTYEEYTQLIINAGFGQVEIRARRPYRLLDSLTYNLEENLLLESLDSVSFKVAIPEDGACIFTGKTAIYAGTEPFFDDSAGHLLQRGIPAAVCDKTAAKLAALKPTEIIVTDSTWHYDGGGCC
- a CDS encoding response regulator transcription factor is translated as MRHILLVEDEVKLARFIELELNYEGYQVSTAYDGFTAITALQKLHLDLVILDLILPGVSGWDICRRLRSTDEQVPIIVLTPKEEASDRIEVLDAGANDYVVKPFSREELLFKVNTQLCKIKKPEVTEILKFEDISLNRRTKEVYRGQRLLDLSVPEFNLLEYLLIHPRQIVTRDRIIEDVWGKYFSGDANIIELYIRYLRLKLEANNEKRLLQTVHGIGYVLHD
- a CDS encoding Mo-dependent nitrogenase C-terminal domain-containing protein, with amino-acid sequence MTSFTQILLNRDLLYPIRQWLEGVEIHNRELAHFLCKAIPSQCPFERDIKLFGRKLFHIPPMCKLNPLYEEVVTLRFKALCYLADECKEDVAAYC